In Sander vitreus isolate 19-12246 chromosome 8, sanVit1, whole genome shotgun sequence, the genomic window CTCACACCTTGGTGTCTCCTTCACTTCCTCTTCCGTCTGGGATTTATGCCCACTGACATCCACGCCCACCTGGCCCTCCTCTATctccacctcttcctcctcatcttcctcctcctcctcttcttcctcctcctcttgctgctgctgctgctgctgctgctgccgtttGTTGCGGCAGCATGGTTTGAACAAATGGGGGTCAATGAGCACCTCCCCAAAGCGCCCCTTGTAGATTATTCCACAGCACACCTTTTGCCTAGACAAAAGATAACACGTTGTGTTAGTGTATGAATCCACACCAAAACAATTAAAGGgcctgtgtctatgtttcaCATAATTTAGGGCATTTATAGTGCTGCATTACAATGTAATGATAGTGTAACTCTGACAAATATCTAAAGTCACTGTGAATTTTGTCTAATGCACGCTTAGTATACCGGTGCGTTGGAGAATGAAGTCATGGAAAAGAAGATAGTGAACTCctgcacattcaagaacacTGTCAGCTCTCACGTTTATTGACAAGGCAACATGTCGGTCACAGAACGTTGTCAGGCATTTAACGTACAGAGTTatgcaatgtaaatgtaattttttttttgccttgacTTTTTGAGCATGTGAAAATCCACAGTGTCAATAACCAGTAGCAATGTGTCGTTCTGAATCCTAAATAATGAGACAGCACTGTCTGACTTACCTCTTCCAGTAAGTGAGGTCCAGGAATGAGAAAACAGGGGAGCGGCTGGATCCAGGGCTGAGCTCAGTGTCTGAGCCGTCATCTGACAGGTTGCTGTAGCTCGGAGACTGAGCTGGGGAGGTACTGGAGGTGGTGCTGTGAGCATCTGAATCTGGTGGGCAGCACAAAGCGTGAACGATGAAGGGGTGAATTAGGTGTTATATGTGTGGTGTGCAtgacccccccaaaaaatccaCTCTTTAAGGAACAAATAAGTGAGTGCCAGCACGTTACTGAATgccaaaatgcaaaactcacTGTTTCTTTTAAGCTCTTTCTGCAGCCGGCTGATCTGGCTCGGCCGGGCTTTCTTGGAGATGGACTTTATCTTCTTGGGCCTGGAAGTTATCTTTAGGCTGGGACCTCCTCTGGCATCAACAACCTgtatggaggagaggagaaatcaGTACTGAATGTGTTTGCATATTTGATCATGATGACCAAGCAATTGCTCAACCATATCAGTGCTGCGATCCAAACTCACATGGTTCCAGTTCTTCTTGGTTCCCACAGGTAGCTTTTTCCATCGTTTCACCAGCAGCACACAGGCGTTACAGATTTCTCCAGATCGCGTTTCACTCAGTCTGCATGACAATTACAGTATGTGACGAAATGGGAAAATGTTTCAAATCAATAAGAGGAATGTTATAGCCAACACATTAAGACGAATCTCCCTCCAAACCTTACGTTTTTTTCAGCAGTGTCTCTTACCCAAAACAGCTCCTGAAGTCTTTCTCGTACCGCTTACTGTCCGTGAAACGAGAGCTTGACGACTTTGCGCGGCAGATGCAGCAGCCGTCCAAACTCCTGTACATTTTTGGCTTATGAAAGCCAAACATCTGCGTGCAAGAAATATTTAGATATTAATATGTCAGGCTCTTATCGCTGTGCATGATGTGTTAACTGCAGTACCTCCCTGCAGCCGTGGTTCAGTTCAGAGGTGATATTTTTAGTACCATTTCAGTTTAGCCTTTATATGAATGAATAAACAAATCGTTTTGTCACGATCAGAGAGCACTAAAAAATTTCAGGGAAAGCGATTTTGTTGGCGCATCTCTCCGCTTTGACCCACATGGGGGGGAAGTAGGTCAACAGTCAGACAGCGTGTCAGACAGATCATGTCACCATGCTGCGCTCACAGGATGCACACTTCATTTTGGAAACTCAAAATATAAGCACGCACTTAGTCCGATCCTCCAAGCTGCACGTTATTTGCTGtggttaaaaacaaactacaaaacATAAGAATGTACTGCCagagaaatgcaaaaaatataaatgtgtctGGGGGAAATCACTCGTAATGCAATAAGAGCGCCGATTATGCAGAGGAATTATGATTTATGTTGCTAGGCAAAATGTAATCTCCACAGCACATGTAGACCTGAACTGCGGCAAAACTGTGAGCCGCGCCCCccagactgtttttttttcttgccatCAGTCCTCGGGGTCCAGTGCGGAGTCTCACAGAGCGGACAGAGAACAGGAAAAATGAAAGACCTCTCACTTTGTTGGTTATATCAGATACCACTTCTCCTGATGACGGAAGATATCAGTAGGACAGTCTATTTGACATGATAATGGAAAATAACAATGGAAGTCATTTTCAGCAGTAACCAATCTAACATGGTAAATGTGTAATAATGAAAACTGTGGGtccttattatttattaaaatacattattatatatgatATCAATATGATGGTCTGTAAAATATTAACTAGCCCTGCCCCTGCAAAACCAGATTAAAATATACACAATTTCATGAAAATCCATCTAGCCTATGTATAGCCTACTTTACTGCTACAGAACGTTTATTTGCAGAAACTTGCAAATAAAGCCAGTGAAGTTATAGCCTAAGTCTACTGAACTAGGAAAGTGCTTCGCTGACATTAAAAATCAATTTTACACGAGACTCCTGACTAAAACATCAGCAGCACGTAGACATTAGAGGTCAAATAATATAACAGACTTATTATTAAATAGATTACATAGGCTATATAATACATAGGCTATGAAGGACTAGACaatgataaaacaaaacacatatgATAAGAAGGGTATTAAAATGCTCAAATAAAGCAATCTATACCAtcaatttaaaatatgtaaCTTTATATGTGTTGTAGGTTATAAAAACGATCTTGTATCAGCTCGGTGCTTGAGTCTATTACAAGGCCGACCACATATTCACCTTCGAGTATCTCATCTGTAAACTGCAGACGATCTCTGCAGCAGAATACAGTACGTGACGCAACTCAACATGGCAACACACTTCAAAGGCGGAGGCAGTGTGGAGAAGGGGGTGTGATGCGATTTTCCGCAAAAGCTGTAATATTAAAAGTAAACTGTAAAAATCCTCCTGAAAGCAGTTAGGACTTGCTTGATTAACACCTGcactttttgaaataaaagaaggCGCCGAGAAATACACTTGTTTTTATCGAAAGAAAAGTGCAAGTCGCCAATTTCACCGCCCACTCCAGCGAGGAAGCATGGCATGCCACACGACCTGCTTCATGCGCACCCATTTTATGATGACCGTCCCCTGCTCGACAATGCCCGACTTTCCCTCCCATCATTAACTTTATGTAGTGGGATACACTAGGGCAAACACATTTCGAAAGCAAAATATCTTGTTTTCAATTGTAAAGGAAAGCCGTTCTCAGACAATCGTGTAATTTGATCTTTACTCTTTGTTATTCCACAGCCGCGTCACTGCAACAGTGCACCTTCAACTACATGCGCACGAAGTTCAAAGCGACAGCTTTCTGAAAGTCGGTGTTTGTGCTGTTTAAACAGTTGAaccggttttttttttttacacagcttGAGTTCCATAAGTACTTTTGTGTTTGCGGTGGCTGTTTTATTGACAACAGCGCCCGCGTGCTGAGACGCATCTCTGGTCCCGGTGGGCGTGAGAGATTCAACTTGGCTTAACGTTATTTAGCAGGCAGCTGCAGGCTTAAATGTGTATAGCCTACTACAGACGCACTACAGCTAGCCTACACTGTGGAAAGTAATGCCTTTTAGAAAAGTATGGCTATGTTTCCGACCGTAACGCTCACAATAACCGACTTTAGTCAAATTTCGGGAGCGATAAAGGGAACTGATTTCCTCCGACGgccaacaacaataacaacagccATCCCTTGATATGATGCCCGTTCTGACGCTATTAAACACATCTTCGCGTTAATTCATCTTGCATTCATGCCTTCCTCCCACTTTGCCCGGCTACTTTAACTGTTTATAATGTGACCTACATCAAGTTGACCACCCAGTCGGCCTTGCAGCAGGCCTAAAAGAGCAATTGTTCTGACACAACTCGAAGCTTGTTTTAAATGACTCATCTGAGCACAGTTAAGACTTTACAACCCCTTAAAGATTCAAAGACCCACCAAAACAACTGCATGCCTTACCTTGTTGCAAGCTGCGTGAAGCTGATACAAAGTAGTCCTTAGAGCGCGTCGTTACGATGTGACTATTATGAAAATCAACCCGCATCAGTAACCCGCTCTTGTTGATGTCTGCGCTTGTGGACGGGTCTGAATAGTTGTGGACATAGTGCGCATGCGTCGTATCCACACCTCCATTTCAGAGTAGggcagaatgtttttttctttttcttcaatcaaaacatttacataaacGACGTGTGACGTGTCCGTGCGTCTGCATTCTACAGGCCTTATATGGATGGGAACATTGCGCGGGAACAGGGGGCTCGGCCCCGGTTGCTATGGCACATTGGAGAGTGTAAGCAAGGGGGCGGGGCCTGTCGTTTTACTACTGAACGGCAGATGGCCCGTCTGGAGCAGGAGGCCTACGGTTTTTAGGGGGCTCGCCTCGGCGACGTCTAGCAGGGATGGCCTTTGTTAATTTGAATTGCGTGACAGTGGACTATGATTAGTGGTAAATAGAAGGTGGTGGAAAAAGGCCTCCATCCAGTGGTCAGTTTAGAGCGATCAACCACTTTACAATAACGTATCGTTATTTTAGCAAACCATCCACCCTGCTGTCGCTTAGCACTGCATCGGTTTGATATTTGCCAAAAATATTCTCATTACTCTACCCCTTTTAAATACAACACAATTAGGCTACCAATGTTATTCAAGACACCTCAGAGTTTGTCTTCAATTTTCTTTCTGCATCACAAGCTTCACAAAAGTAGATTTATTTCAGGATTATTGAATTGCATTACACTGAGCATGCACTCTTTGAGTCATCCCCTGTATGAGTCTTAATACGGTGTAAGTCTATTCAATTTTaattagtgtcaaatcataacagaagttatcttaGGACACTTTTCATATAAAGCAGGGTTAGACCActctctataatttacagagacccaacattcCCCCATGAGCATGCACTTGGTGTGACGTGGCGAGGGAAAGAAATCCTTTTAACAGACAGAAACCTCAAACAGAACCTGGCTCCAGGTGAGCGGCCATCTGCTGTGACACTGCCAACACCATCCTCAAACTGATCTAAGGAGCTTCTGTCAGAAGACACAACCAACCACGGTGTATAGAGTAGTAGGTCAAGTTTTCATTTGGCAAACTATAAGAGTCAAAATCTTGGTAAACATCAACGCAATTAGACCTATGAAATAAATTGTGCAATCTGAAAATCATTTTACTATGCAATAATTATCACATCCTTTCAGACATCACATATTACAGTGAAtagcacaaaaaacacaataccAAGTCAGTTATGTCAATATTAACTTTAATCTTTTGGACAACACATTTCATAAATAACAATTCATTATTGCTTTCTCTAATCTGTATTTAAATTATAATATAGGCTTGGTCATTGTGGGTTACATCGTGCTTGCAGGGCAGTGCAGGAGACAGCATTTCCATAATTCTTCAACTGTTAAATTAAATGTGATATCAACATAATACCTAGCATTTTTAAGAAACTGTGCTCTATTCATTGTCTGAAGACAACTGAACAGTTTAGAAACAAACAGCATATCAGTAAAGTGTGTCCATAATGGAAATCTATTGttttacacagacacaaacaagatGCCTTTATACAGAAAAATATGCCACAAATTCATTACATCATAATAACAAATGGGCACAATTCTATTAAAGGTCTAATGAAGCAAAATATTTACAATGAGTTAGGGGGGAAAAGTTTTCTGACAAAGGCTATTTTAATTGACACAATTAGGACACCAGTTTGGTTTCAGTGTTTTACCAACGGAGGATTTCAAGAGCACAACTCTGCAGTATGTGACCTCAAACTGAAGCAAACTATGAGAAACAGGCAAGATGTTACACATATTAAAAAGAGCATAATAATGTAACATATCATAGAGTGGGGACATTATCTTTCTGTAGTATATTTATTAAGATATCCAATGAATGAAGTCAAGAAAAAATGTGGATAATAAGGCCTGAGTCCTGAAGTTTCAGATCACAATACACTaagacataaaacaaacaaacagaatttGGCCATGCATGTGCTTAGTTTAAAGTTCAAGTGCAAGCAATACAGCAGTGGAAGGAGAGTTATAGTTGTCCTAGGGTCAGATACAGTTAATGGTGGGAGCTATGAAAATATCTACTATGTGGGATAATGAATGACTCTCTATTTCTTCTTGAGGAAATGGATTTCACAGTGTCAACAAGCATAAGAAAAATCAGACTATTTCCTGaagcaaatacagtatgtaagaCATTTACATCAGGGAACAAGGCAATATGTTTGGAGCTCGAGTTGCCAGTGACTTCATCCAGTCCACTGTCCTCTTTTATGATAAAGTCGCATATCTCAAGTGTCTGGATGTACTTCCTTTTCCCACaaatggaaagatgaatatttgAACACATCTGCATTCCTGTGTTAGGTTACAGAGAAGGGGCTTATCTGTCAGGGTCAGAGGTCAACTCCTTTGACCAGTGCAGTTTCCAGGGTAATGGCGAACTCATTGAGTGTGTGCAGGATGCGTGAGAGGGAGTGCACGGCAGCTCGGTCCCGCAGCAGAGCACCTTCTTCGTACGTCCGCGCTGTCAGGTGACACTCTGCCAGCAGGGGGAGCCAATGAGAGAGAAGCCGGTCCCTGCAAAGAACAACGGGTCAGTGATCAATAATTGTCCCATaaatgcctgatgaagttcagGATCGAATTGAAAGGTGAGTTAGATTGCTACAAGACAGAACTACTTTCTCTTGAAACAGTTTTAAACCACAAGAAACTAAGATGCTTCCAATGTTCATTGACCTTAATGTTCAggtcatactgtatgtcaatcCAAAGCACGGACACAAAAAGTCTCATCTTTGAAGTTACAAGCATTGGACATAATAAACCCCAAGTATATTCCTAATCCGTTCTTACACTTTTAAAGCTGTTTGCTTTAATTGACAGAAAATATGGAGATAAATAGAAAAGGACAGATAAAGAGACAACATGACATAATAAAACTGTCTACATATGTGTTTTGCCATTTAAGCCAAATTTACCACTTAGATTTGACCAACCAATCTACATTGATTCTGACTGTTGATGCAAAGACAAGTGAAAACAAGGAGCTGATGTCACAGTTATTTAATTGAAATAAGAATTCTCTTTTTCCTGAAGTTAAATTAGTTTAGCTTAGTTAAgtgtagggatgcaccgaatccaggattcggcttcggattcggccgaatattgggcttttttgaCGCGGTTCGGTTTCTGCtaactgaggatgggagtaggattcggtattcggattcagcagaatcttaaccagtggattcggtattcggccgaaccccaaaaatctggattcggcgCCTCCCTAGTtaagtgaaaacaaaatgttgttttattttaatttttttttattacatttacacAGAGATATGAATGATTTTCCTGCATGTCGTGTCCAACCATTAGAAGATGTAGGCTGACACTTTCCCTCCCTGAACTGTATGTTATGTAAATGGTTCAGTGTGAGTGTAGTCATGCTGCCTGCTGCTTCCTCTGGGCCTCAGGAAGGAAACTATATCACATTTGCTCAACACTATATACTGACCAGGATGCTTTAAAATCACAGATTCCAGTGAGGAGAATATTTTCAAACTGTCTCCCTATTTCTAGTTTAAATGGAtcataaatatatgtttttagaCATATTACATTGAATTAATTACATTAAGTATCAGTCTAAATATATACCTATTGCTGTTtattacaaacaaaaatatCACCACTTACCTGATTCCCAAGCAGACCAACAGCTGGAACTTTCCCTCTTTTCCAATGTTTCGTGGCGAGGCATTGATGGCATTGACGTAGTGGCACAGTAAATCGCAAGGTGGACCCTTTGTCAATGTTGATCCATGCAGGTCACCCatctgatcagctgtctccatgGAAACCACTGACTTCTCTATGGGGAAGAGTTGGTCAAACTGTCAATTCATAACTTATTAATATACAGACAATAAGAGAAAATAAGGTTGTAGAAGACAAACACCGGAGTTAGAGGGTGTAGCACTGGTCGTTAACAAAACGCATCAATCATGCCTTGTTGCATGCTACTTGATATGTGAAATTCATATTAATCACCACTAGATGGAGACAGGAAACAGGCATCAGTGAGAATATAAAACATCACTTTTAAATGGACTCACACTCAAAGTACTTACCCACAAAGTcccaaacaaacacattccTCTGGAAAAGACGGTTAGATTTGAACCCGTGCAGGAGGAACTTCTCTAAGGAAAGCACCAGACCCCCTTCACCACATAACAAGACTGTCAAGTTGCCCCTCTGGGATGAGAGAAATGGGAACAGAGGTAATAGAGGCACTGTAAGCAAGAGGCTCATCTTTCAACTTCTGTAAATCCCCACATATGCACATTTCTAATTTTCTAATCTAAAAGGCTCTTCTTTCATTTACTGAGAGGAAGCAAACAGAACAGTGCAAATGATTGTACATTAAAGCCTATGCACTAAAGAGGTTAGTACAATGAATAGGAGGCCCGTTACAGATAAACCAAAGTGATCCATCAAGTCTCTTCAGCGCTTTTAACTTGCTGTTGAGATGAAAGACGCTAGTCTGATACCCAAAAGAGACAAATGAGGCCCGGGCTGGAGAAGCCTGGGTAACAAACCATgttggagataaaaaaaataacacaagcaGGAGGTTGAGAGTCTAACACATCGCTGCATGAGATGCTTTGCATCAACCTTTTTCACCACATTTTAgctttgtgtaataataataataatgtgtaatgCACACTCACTATTTACAGTCACATACCTCTTGTTCGGGTTTGTGGAAGTGTTTAACAAGGTTATTTGCTGCCTCCCTCATGTCCTCTTGTACTTCAACAGAGAGCATTCCTgataaaataaaccaaacaaataGAAACATAATGAGGATGAATGAAGACAAACATGAGAGGAAGTGGACAGGAGTTAAATAGAAAGGTGAAAACAGGAGCATAATCTGTTATTGTACCAACAAGTAGGTCAGCTATTATACTAAAGAATGTGTTCTTTGTCAGTACGCACTGCTTCGGCTGCCAAGCGACCCCAGCACTGCCCGCACACTCTGAGAAGGAGAGGCCAGCTCCGGAGGCGTCCCTGTCCACCTTCCAGCATCCTCCTCTCCACCAGGTGACACCAGCTGACCAATGAGAACTCTTTCCAAACTGCC contains:
- the sinhcaf gene encoding SIN3-HDAC complex-associated factor; amino-acid sequence: MFGFHKPKMYRSLDGCCICRAKSSSSRFTDSKRYEKDFRSCFGLSETRSGEICNACVLLVKRWKKLPVGTKKNWNHVVDARGGPSLKITSRPKKIKSISKKARPSQISRLQKELKRNNSDAHSTTSSTSPAQSPSYSNLSDDGSDTELSPGSSRSPVFSFLDLTYWKRQKVCCGIIYKGRFGEVLIDPHLFKPCCRNKRQQQQQQQQQEEEEEEEEEEDEEEEVEIEEGQVGVDVSGHKSQTEEEVKETPRCEENAEPAQLCVTATTPPTRSGAVMEDGW